A part of Streptomyces sp. NBC_01497 genomic DNA contains:
- the rsfS gene encoding ribosome silencing factor: protein MTATDRATQLVQIAAQAAADRLAHDIIAYDVSDVLSITDAFLLASAPNDRQVKSISDEIEAQLQKELGIKPVRREGDRDARWILLDYVDVVVHVQHSEERVFYSLERLWKDCPELPLPDDAVKTKGKGEEHAALSARADEDAS from the coding sequence GTGACCGCTACGGACCGCGCCACCCAGCTTGTCCAGATCGCCGCCCAGGCGGCCGCCGACCGCCTGGCGCACGACATCATCGCCTACGACGTCAGTGACGTCCTGTCGATCACCGACGCCTTCCTGCTGGCCTCCGCGCCCAACGACCGGCAGGTCAAGTCGATCTCCGACGAGATCGAGGCGCAGCTCCAGAAGGAGCTCGGCATCAAGCCCGTCCGCCGTGAGGGCGACCGGGACGCCCGGTGGATCCTCCTCGACTACGTGGATGTCGTCGTCCACGTCCAGCACAGCGAGGAGCGTGTCTTCTACTCCCTGGAGCGGCTCTGGAAGGACTGCCCCGAGCTGCCGCTGCCCGACGACGCCGTGAAGACCAAGGGCAAGGGCGAAGAGCACGCCGCACTGTCCGCCAGGGCGGACGAGGACGCGAGCTGA
- a CDS encoding histidine phosphatase family protein produces the protein MSARPEPVAVAPGTPHTPRDRRIILWRHGQTSWNVEGRFQGSTDIELTRTGVQQARRSALRLTRLTPHAIISSDLRRAAATAAELAALTGLAVLHDAALRETYAGDWQGLTHTEINERYGDEYLAWKRGEPIRRGGGELETEVADRAAPVVLRHADALPDGGTLVVVSHGGAIRTTIGRLLGLEAPHWEGLGGLTNCFWSVLGEGIRGWRLLEHNAGSLPEPVMGDDD, from the coding sequence CTGAGCGCCCGCCCGGAGCCCGTCGCCGTCGCGCCGGGGACGCCCCACACGCCGCGCGACCGTCGGATCATCCTGTGGCGTCACGGCCAGACCTCGTGGAACGTGGAGGGCCGTTTCCAGGGCTCCACGGACATCGAGCTCACACGGACCGGTGTCCAGCAGGCCCGGCGTTCGGCTCTGCGGCTGACCCGGTTGACGCCGCACGCGATCATCTCGTCCGACCTGCGCAGGGCCGCCGCGACGGCCGCCGAGCTCGCCGCGCTGACCGGACTCGCCGTGCTGCACGACGCGGCACTGCGGGAGACGTACGCGGGTGACTGGCAGGGACTGACGCACACCGAGATCAACGAGCGGTACGGCGACGAGTACCTGGCCTGGAAACGCGGCGAACCGATCAGGCGCGGCGGCGGGGAACTGGAGACCGAGGTCGCCGACCGGGCGGCGCCCGTCGTGCTGCGGCACGCGGACGCGCTGCCGGACGGGGGCACACTCGTCGTGGTCAGCCACGGCGGTGCGATCCGCACCACCATCGGCCGGCTGCTCGGGCTCGAAGCGCCCCACTGGGAAGGCCTCGGCGGTCTGACCAACTGTTTCTGGTCGGTGCTCGGCGAAGGCATCCGCGGCTGGCGCCTGCTGGAGCACAACGCGGGCAGCCTGCCGGAGCCGGTCATGGGCGACGACGACTGA
- a CDS encoding helix-turn-helix transcriptional regulator, producing the protein MGSTDSTLVTSAPRHAPGRRRRSELAAFLRGRRARVTPGDVGMPPGFRRRTPGLRREEVAQLSGVGVTWYTWLEQGRPINASPQVLDAVARTLRLDDAEREHLYRLAEVAYDEYGGEAAWPDTMGEEVQGIIDALHPRPAAVYDGRYDVLATNAAYRAVFQATGTFGSGSGRAPASDPGRDPAFGPASVPGFGGLLAPGSGSPGAGTTAVPAADEGSPGRHRPNALRMMFLDRGGVEPTHPEKELPLMVATLRGAYGRHVGEPEWERFVHGMSERSPLFAELWGRGDVVPPGTRLKGFRHATAGEMYLRSLSLNINGMPECRIVTYTPADAESASRVDRLVAAARTP; encoded by the coding sequence ATGGGCAGCACGGACAGCACGCTCGTCACGAGTGCGCCCCGGCACGCGCCGGGCCGGCGGCGCAGGTCCGAACTGGCCGCGTTCCTGCGCGGCAGACGGGCCCGCGTCACACCGGGGGACGTCGGCATGCCGCCGGGGTTCAGGCGCCGCACGCCGGGGCTGCGCCGCGAGGAGGTCGCGCAGCTCTCCGGGGTGGGGGTCACCTGGTACACGTGGCTGGAGCAGGGCCGCCCCATCAACGCGTCGCCGCAGGTGCTCGACGCGGTCGCGCGCACGCTGCGACTGGACGACGCCGAGCGCGAACACCTCTACCGCCTTGCCGAGGTGGCGTACGACGAGTACGGGGGCGAGGCCGCGTGGCCCGACACGATGGGCGAGGAGGTGCAGGGCATCATCGACGCGCTCCATCCACGCCCGGCCGCGGTGTACGACGGGCGCTACGACGTCCTGGCGACCAACGCCGCCTATCGCGCGGTCTTCCAGGCGACCGGGACCTTCGGATCCGGCTCGGGTCGCGCTCCCGCCTCCGATCCGGGCCGCGATCCGGCCTTCGGTCCCGCTTCCGTCCCGGGGTTTGGCGGCCTCCTCGCTCCCGGCTCGGGTTCGCCCGGGGCCGGTACGACCGCCGTCCCGGCGGCGGACGAAGGGTCCCCGGGGCGCCACCGGCCCAACGCGCTGCGCATGATGTTCCTCGACCGCGGCGGCGTGGAACCGACCCATCCGGAAAAGGAGCTGCCCTTGATGGTGGCGACGCTGCGGGGTGCGTACGGACGCCATGTCGGTGAGCCCGAGTGGGAGCGCTTCGTGCACGGGATGTCCGAGCGGAGTCCGCTGTTCGCCGAACTCTGGGGGCGCGGCGACGTGGTGCCGCCCGGCACGCGGCTGAAGGGCTTCCGCCACGCGACGGCCGGGGAGATGTACCTGCGCTCGCTGTCCCTGAACATCAACGGCATGCCCGAGTGCCGGATCGTCACGTACACACCGGCCGACGCGGAGAGCGCGAGCCGCGTGGACCGCTTGGTGGCTGCCGCGCGTACGCCCTGA
- the leuS gene encoding leucine--tRNA ligase codes for MSETNPAAAGAENTAPHRYTAVMAAEIEARWQDFWDAQGTYDAPNPSGDLAGDPAMVARPKKFVMDMFPYPSGVGLHVGHPLGFIATDVHARHQRMTGHNVLHTLGFDAFGLPAEQHAVATGTHPRVSTEAAMENMTRQLRRLGLGHDKRRAVATIDPEFYRWTQWIFLQIFNSWYDPAVNKARPIETLVAQFESGQRPTPDGRPWAELSGAERADVLGGYRLAYASEAPVNWCPGLGTVLANEEVTADGRSERGNFPVFKKKLRQWNMRITAYADRLVDDLDQLDWPEAIKLQQRNWIGRSEGARVDFPVGDGGDAITVFTTRADTLFGATYMVLAPEHELVEKIVPAAWPADTHEVWTGGHATPAAAVDAYRKQAAAKSEVERQAEAKDKTGVFTGAYAINPVSGDQVPVFIADYVLMGYGTGAIMAVPAHDTRDFAFARAFELPMRCVVEPTDGRGQDPAAWDDAFGSYDATIVNSTGADITLDGLGVADAKARVTAWLGEQGIGEGTINYRLRDWLFSRQRYWGEPFPIVYDEEGTAHALPESMLPLELPEVDDYSPRTFDADDADTEPETPLSRNQEWVDVDLDLGDGRGVRRYRRETNTMPNWAGSCWYMLRYLDPTNTEQAVAPDIEQYWMGPRPGMPRGGVDLYVGGAEHAVLHLLYSRLWIKVLYDLGHISASEPFHKLYNQGMIQAFVYRDKRGIAVPAADAEERDGVYFYEGEPVSRLLGKMGKSLKNAVTPDEISAEFGTDTLRLYEMAMGPLDVSRPWDTRAVIGQYRLLQRLWRNVVDEATGEATVSDAEPDDETSRALHKAIDGVTQDLDGLRFNTAVAKITELNNQLTKAGGPVARSVAERLVLLVAPFAPHIGEELWQRLGHTDSVVHQDFPVADPAFLVDETVTCVVQVKGKVKARLEVSPAISDADLEAMALADPGVVAALAGAGIRKVIVRAPKLVNIVPA; via the coding sequence ATGAGCGAGACGAATCCGGCTGCCGCGGGTGCGGAGAACACCGCGCCCCACCGTTACACGGCCGTCATGGCCGCCGAGATCGAGGCGCGCTGGCAGGACTTCTGGGACGCGCAGGGCACCTACGACGCGCCCAATCCCAGCGGTGATCTGGCCGGGGACCCCGCCATGGTGGCGCGGCCCAAGAAGTTCGTCATGGACATGTTCCCGTACCCCTCGGGTGTGGGCCTGCACGTGGGCCACCCGCTCGGCTTCATCGCCACCGACGTCCACGCCCGCCACCAGCGCATGACGGGGCACAACGTCCTGCACACGCTCGGGTTCGACGCCTTCGGCCTGCCCGCCGAGCAGCACGCGGTCGCCACCGGGACCCACCCCAGGGTCTCCACCGAGGCGGCCATGGAGAACATGACCCGTCAGCTGCGGCGGCTGGGTCTGGGGCACGACAAGCGGCGCGCGGTCGCCACGATCGACCCGGAGTTCTACCGCTGGACGCAGTGGATCTTCCTGCAGATCTTCAACTCCTGGTACGACCCCGCGGTCAACAAGGCGCGTCCCATCGAGACGCTGGTCGCGCAGTTCGAGAGCGGGCAGCGCCCCACTCCCGACGGCCGTCCCTGGGCCGAACTGAGCGGCGCCGAGCGCGCCGACGTGCTGGGCGGGTACCGGCTGGCGTACGCCTCGGAGGCACCGGTCAACTGGTGTCCCGGTCTCGGCACCGTCCTGGCCAACGAGGAAGTCACCGCGGACGGCCGCTCCGAGCGCGGCAACTTCCCGGTGTTCAAGAAGAAGCTGCGCCAGTGGAACATGCGGATCACCGCGTACGCCGACCGTCTGGTCGACGACCTGGACCAGTTGGACTGGCCGGAGGCCATCAAGCTCCAGCAGCGCAACTGGATCGGCCGCAGCGAGGGCGCGCGCGTCGACTTCCCGGTCGGTGACGGCGGCGACGCCATCACCGTCTTCACCACCCGTGCCGACACCCTGTTCGGCGCCACCTACATGGTGCTGGCGCCCGAGCACGAACTCGTCGAGAAGATCGTTCCGGCGGCCTGGCCCGCCGACACCCACGAGGTGTGGACGGGCGGCCACGCGACGCCGGCCGCCGCCGTCGACGCGTACCGCAAACAGGCCGCCGCGAAGTCCGAGGTCGAGCGGCAGGCCGAGGCCAAGGACAAGACGGGCGTCTTCACCGGCGCGTACGCGATCAACCCGGTCAGCGGCGATCAGGTGCCCGTGTTCATCGCGGACTACGTCCTGATGGGCTACGGCACCGGCGCGATCATGGCGGTACCGGCCCACGACACCCGCGACTTCGCCTTCGCGCGCGCCTTCGAACTGCCCATGCGCTGCGTCGTGGAGCCCACCGACGGCCGCGGTCAGGACCCGGCCGCGTGGGACGACGCGTTCGGCTCGTACGACGCGACCATCGTCAACTCCACGGGTGCCGACATCACCCTGGACGGCCTTGGAGTGGCCGACGCCAAGGCCCGCGTCACCGCGTGGCTGGGCGAGCAGGGCATCGGCGAGGGCACGATCAACTACCGGCTGCGCGACTGGCTGTTCAGCCGGCAGCGGTACTGGGGCGAGCCCTTCCCGATCGTCTACGACGAGGAGGGCACCGCGCACGCGCTGCCCGAGTCGATGCTGCCGCTCGAACTGCCCGAGGTGGACGACTACTCGCCGCGCACCTTCGACGCCGACGACGCGGACACCGAGCCGGAGACGCCGCTGTCGCGCAATCAGGAATGGGTCGACGTGGACCTCGACCTGGGCGACGGGCGGGGCGTCAGGCGCTACCGCCGCGAGACGAACACGATGCCCAACTGGGCCGGTTCCTGCTGGTACATGCTGCGCTACCTGGACCCGACCAACACCGAGCAGGCGGTCGCCCCGGACATCGAGCAGTACTGGATGGGCCCGCGCCCGGGCATGCCGCGCGGCGGCGTCGACCTGTACGTGGGCGGTGCCGAGCACGCCGTACTGCACCTGCTGTACTCGCGACTGTGGATCAAGGTGCTGTACGACCTGGGCCACATCTCGGCGTCGGAGCCGTTCCACAAGCTGTACAACCAAGGCATGATCCAGGCGTTCGTGTACCGCGACAAGCGCGGTATCGCGGTGCCCGCCGCCGACGCGGAGGAGCGCGACGGCGTGTACTTCTACGAGGGCGAGCCGGTCAGCAGGCTGCTGGGCAAGATGGGCAAGTCGCTGAAGAACGCCGTCACGCCGGACGAGATCAGCGCCGAGTTCGGCACGGACACGCTGCGCCTCTACGAGATGGCGATGGGTCCGCTGGACGTGTCCAGGCCCTGGGACACCCGTGCGGTCATCGGGCAGTACCGGCTGCTGCAGCGGTTGTGGCGCAATGTCGTCGACGAGGCGACCGGCGAGGCCACCGTGTCCGACGCCGAACCCGACGACGAGACCTCGCGCGCGCTGCACAAGGCGATCGACGGCGTCACTCAGGACCTCGACGGGCTGCGCTTCAACACCGCGGTCGCCAAGATCACCGAGCTGAACAACCAGCTGACCAAGGCCGGTGGTCCGGTCGCGCGATCGGTCGCCGAGCGGCTGGTGCTGCTGGTCGCGCCCTTCGCCCCGCACATCGGCGAGGAGCTGTGGCAGCGGCTCGGCCACACCGACAGCGTCGTCCACCAGGACTTCCCGGTGGCGGACCCGGCGTTCCTTGTGGACGAGACGGTGACGTGCGTGGTGCAGGTCAAGGGCAAGGTCAAGGCCCGCCTGGAGGTGTCCCCGGCCATCTCGGACGCGGACCTGGAGGCCATGGCGCTCGCGGATCCGGGAGTGGTGGCTGCCCTGGCCGGCGCGGGCATCCGGAAGGTGATCGTCCGGGCGCCCAAGCTCGTGAACATCGTTCCGGCGTAG
- a CDS encoding DegV family protein — protein sequence MSRHVAIVTDSTAYLPPLTMRRHSITAVPLTVVVGGEALEDGSEISAGAVAEALRKHRSVTTSRPSPETFAAAYRKAAEAGATGVVSLHLSAEFSGTYDAAVLAAKEAPVPVRVLDTGVVAMALGFCALAAAQVADTGGGLDDAVAAAEKRARATSAYFYVDTLDYLRRGGRIGAAQALLGSALAVKPLLHLDEGRIELLEKVRTASKAIGRLRDIVVERAGAGEVDIAVHHLAAPERAAALAEQLGARVPGLAELHVSEVGAVIGAHTGPGLLGAVVSPR from the coding sequence ATGTCCCGCCATGTCGCCATCGTCACCGATTCCACGGCCTACCTGCCCCCTTTGACGATGCGACGGCACAGCATCACGGCGGTCCCACTGACCGTGGTGGTGGGCGGCGAGGCGCTGGAGGACGGCAGCGAGATCTCGGCAGGCGCCGTGGCCGAGGCACTGCGCAAGCACCGCTCGGTCACGACGTCCCGGCCCAGTCCCGAGACGTTCGCCGCGGCGTACCGGAAGGCCGCGGAGGCCGGGGCGACAGGCGTGGTGTCCCTGCATCTTTCCGCCGAGTTCTCCGGGACGTACGACGCGGCGGTGCTCGCGGCGAAGGAAGCCCCGGTGCCGGTCCGGGTCCTGGACACCGGCGTGGTGGCCATGGCCCTCGGCTTCTGCGCATTGGCCGCGGCCCAGGTCGCCGACACCGGCGGCGGGCTGGACGACGCGGTCGCCGCCGCGGAGAAACGGGCCAGGGCTACCTCCGCGTACTTCTACGTCGACACGCTCGACTATCTGCGCCGGGGCGGCCGGATCGGCGCCGCGCAGGCGCTGTTGGGGTCGGCCCTCGCCGTGAAGCCGCTGCTCCACCTCGACGAGGGCCGGATCGAGCTGCTGGAGAAGGTACGGACAGCGTCGAAGGCCATCGGACGGCTGCGGGACATCGTGGTGGAGCGGGCGGGCGCCGGAGAGGTGGACATCGCGGTGCACCACCTGGCGGCCCCGGAGCGAGCGGCGGCCCTGGCCGAACAGCTCGGTGCGCGGGTGCCAGGCCTCGCCGAACTGCACGTGAGCGAGGTCGGGGCGGTCATCGGCGCGCACACCGGGCCCGGGCTGCTCGGTGCGGTGGTGTCGCCGCGGTGA
- a CDS encoding helix-hairpin-helix domain-containing protein — protein sequence MTTLRVRSIGSRSRSRPRSQARTSSSSCSSSACSGAWAVHRAASGGPGRGPGSDGRTRAPRPSRLLARARTPPGRTAPAPEPGARPCAPDAARDRAAALLGAGHAAPVPVAGPVETSATGPADATVPGPAKAAVPGVTKAPGPAKAPVTGLTNALGVTATTGTLPPAGGRAPAAPLTRPPAIPPAEVVPEPPPSRPGGPAASRGWSRGAVSGGERFVSAVRDRLPVWARLRFGIEPRALAALGAVLAVAAILAVQHFWVARPRAVSAPETTGTSQAAGTAHPAGAHPGRPAPAAGPPPSPPAPSASSAPGSPDSASSTGAGGVVVDVGGAVRHPGVLRLPAGSRVEDALREAGGPKDGTDLSTLNRARVLVDGEQVVVGAPAGAAPTGGVPASPSAPGAPAGPLNLNVATLEQLDTLPGVGPVLAQHILDYRTQNGGFRSVDELREVNGIGERRFADLQALVRP from the coding sequence ATGACCACGCTCCGTGTTCGATCCATCGGTTCCCGTTCCCGTTCGCGTCCCCGTTCCCAGGCCCGTACCTCTTCGTCGTCCTGCTCCTCCTCGGCCTGTTCGGGCGCCTGGGCCGTCCACCGCGCCGCGTCCGGCGGACCCGGTCGCGGGCCGGGCTCCGACGGGCGCACCCGTGCCCCGCGTCCCTCCCGGCTGCTTGCCCGCGCGCGGACACCCCCGGGCCGTACGGCTCCGGCGCCCGAGCCCGGGGCGCGGCCCTGCGCGCCGGATGCCGCGCGCGACCGGGCCGCCGCCCTGCTGGGCGCGGGCCACGCGGCGCCGGTCCCGGTGGCAGGACCGGTGGAGACCTCGGCGACCGGCCCTGCGGACGCGACGGTGCCGGGACCGGCGAAGGCCGCGGTGCCAGGCGTGACGAAGGCACCGGGACCGGCGAAGGCCCCGGTGACAGGACTGACGAACGCCCTGGGAGTGACGGCGACGACGGGGACCCTGCCGCCGGCCGGAGGGCGGGCCCCGGCCGCGCCGTTGACCCGCCCGCCGGCGATCCCCCCGGCCGAGGTGGTGCCCGAGCCGCCCCCTTCGCGCCCCGGCGGTCCTGCCGCTTCGAGGGGGTGGTCACGAGGCGCGGTGAGCGGCGGTGAGCGGTTCGTGTCCGCGGTGCGGGACCGGCTGCCGGTGTGGGCCCGGCTGCGGTTCGGTATCGAGCCGAGGGCGCTGGCCGCACTGGGCGCCGTGCTGGCGGTTGCGGCGATCCTGGCTGTCCAGCACTTCTGGGTCGCGCGCCCCCGCGCCGTCAGCGCGCCCGAAACAACGGGAACCTCCCAGGCGGCGGGCACCGCACATCCGGCCGGCGCGCACCCCGGCCGGCCGGCGCCCGCCGCTGGGCCTCCGCCCTCCCCACCGGCTCCATCCGCCTCGTCAGCCCCGGGGTCCCCGGATTCCGCGTCGAGCACCGGGGCGGGCGGGGTCGTGGTCGATGTGGGGGGCGCCGTACGCCACCCCGGCGTGCTGCGGCTTCCCGCGGGCTCGCGGGTGGAGGACGCGCTGCGCGAGGCCGGGGGACCGAAGGACGGTACCGACCTGTCGACGCTGAACAGAGCCCGCGTACTGGTGGACGGCGAGCAGGTGGTCGTGGGTGCGCCCGCCGGAGCGGCCCCGACCGGTGGCGTGCCCGCGAGTCCGTCCGCGCCGGGCGCGCCCGCCGGCCCGCTCAACCTCAACGTCGCGACGCTGGAGCAACTCGACACGCTGCCGGGCGTCGGCCCGGTGCTGGCGCAGCACATCCTCGACTACCGCACGCAGAACGGCGGTTTCCGCAGTGTGGACGAACTGCGCGAGGTGAACGGCATCGGCGAGCGGCGGTTCGCCGATCTCCAGGCGCTGGTGCGGCCATGA
- a CDS encoding ComEC/Rec2 family competence protein, with protein MTQRGAPGTARRPEQHPEGHPEERPGEHLGGRPDDRSVQVHRLGDADPRQDAPADLRLVPPAMAAWGAAALAVGVPGVWAAVAVAGCLATAAVLWAWRSRAWCLVLVAALCCAAAGAASGGLHAADVRRGPVPEIAARYGRAEVEVTVTSDPRPVRQKVTGDHLGAARLMFDADVVEVASRAGPAAVVRTPVLVFVEPGANQAAWRGLLPSTRLRFTARLAPPFEDDPGHAALVQPAGAGTAPAVVGRPSWSQRTAGGLRAGLRRATQPLPADARALLPGLVVGDTSRIPPELDAAFKATDLAHLTAVSGGNLNIVLALLIGPPALALRAERRGLAARLGIPLRITAVLGGGLTLAFVVVCGPEPSVLRAAACGLVSLLALATGRRRSLVPALAAAVLALVLYDPWLSRSYGFALSVLATGALLTVGPRWCAALVRRGVPVRLAEVLAAAGAAQAVCAPVVAVFAARVGLVAVPCNLAAELAVAPATVLGFAALVTAPVAMPVALVLARCAGWPAGWIAGVARAGAALPGAETTWPSGWRGGLLLAVVTVVVLLVLRGLRRRPWTAAGLAVLLLLALLRPPPVVRYMTGWPPPGWSYAMCDVGQGDATVLAAGPGSAIVIDAGPDPVPVDRCLRELGVARVPLLVLTHFHADHVTGLPGVLRGRSVGAIETTTFAEPAGEAAFVRRTAAAAGVPVVPVVPGERRSVGPLTWRVLWPRAGPGPVTGEPNDSSVTMLVTVGHGPTLLLPGDLEPEAQRALLRDGGLLPQVDILKVAHHGSAYQDPALLRDLRPRLALISCGAGNPYGHPSPRTVGALQAQGAVVLRTDTDGEIAITGRGRALRAVSRVADRSSR; from the coding sequence ATGACACAACGGGGAGCGCCCGGTACGGCCCGGCGCCCGGAGCAACACCCCGAGGGGCATCCGGAGGAACGTCCCGGAGAACACCTCGGGGGACGTCCGGATGACCGGTCCGTACAGGTACACCGGCTCGGGGACGCGGATCCGCGCCAGGATGCTCCCGCCGATCTTCGGCTCGTGCCGCCGGCGATGGCCGCCTGGGGGGCCGCGGCCCTCGCTGTCGGTGTCCCGGGCGTCTGGGCGGCCGTGGCGGTCGCGGGATGCCTGGCGACGGCGGCCGTGCTGTGGGCGTGGCGTTCGCGGGCGTGGTGCCTGGTCCTGGTGGCTGCCCTGTGCTGCGCGGCGGCGGGTGCCGCCTCCGGAGGGCTGCACGCGGCCGACGTCCGGCGCGGCCCGGTCCCGGAGATCGCTGCCCGGTACGGGCGCGCGGAGGTGGAGGTGACCGTCACCTCCGATCCCCGTCCCGTGCGCCAGAAGGTCACGGGGGACCATCTCGGGGCCGCCCGGCTGATGTTCGACGCCGACGTGGTGGAGGTGGCGTCGCGGGCCGGGCCCGCGGCGGTGGTGAGGACGCCGGTGCTCGTGTTCGTCGAGCCCGGCGCCAACCAGGCTGCGTGGCGGGGGTTGCTGCCGTCCACGAGGCTGCGGTTCACCGCCCGGCTCGCGCCGCCCTTCGAGGACGACCCCGGGCATGCCGCCCTGGTGCAGCCTGCGGGGGCAGGGACGGCCCCGGCGGTGGTCGGGCGCCCCTCCTGGTCCCAGCGCACCGCGGGCGGGCTGCGGGCCGGGCTCCGGCGGGCCACACAACCGCTCCCGGCCGACGCGCGGGCCCTGCTGCCGGGGCTCGTCGTGGGGGACACGTCCCGTATCCCGCCGGAACTGGACGCCGCGTTCAAGGCCACCGACCTCGCTCATCTGACCGCGGTCTCCGGCGGGAACCTGAACATCGTCCTCGCGCTGCTGATCGGGCCGCCCGCACTCGCGCTCCGGGCGGAACGGCGGGGCCTCGCGGCCCGGCTGGGGATTCCGCTCCGGATCACCGCGGTGCTCGGCGGGGGACTCACGCTGGCGTTCGTCGTGGTGTGCGGGCCCGAGCCGAGCGTGCTGCGGGCCGCGGCATGCGGCCTCGTGAGCCTGCTCGCTCTCGCGACGGGCCGGCGCAGGTCACTCGTCCCTGCGCTCGCCGCCGCGGTACTGGCCCTGGTGCTCTACGACCCCTGGCTGTCTCGGAGTTACGGGTTCGCGCTGTCGGTCCTCGCCACCGGGGCGCTGCTGACGGTCGGACCCCGGTGGTGCGCCGCGCTGGTGCGGCGCGGGGTGCCCGTGCGCCTCGCGGAGGTGCTGGCGGCGGCGGGCGCGGCACAGGCCGTCTGCGCACCGGTGGTCGCGGTGTTCGCCGCCCGCGTCGGGCTGGTGGCGGTGCCGTGCAACCTCGCCGCCGAACTGGCGGTCGCACCCGCCACGGTGCTCGGTTTCGCGGCGCTGGTTACCGCTCCGGTGGCGATGCCGGTCGCGCTGGTGCTGGCCCGCTGTGCGGGGTGGCCCGCCGGCTGGATCGCCGGGGTGGCCAGGGCGGGAGCCGCGCTGCCGGGCGCCGAGACGACCTGGCCGAGCGGGTGGCGGGGCGGGCTGCTGCTCGCTGTGGTGACGGTCGTCGTGCTGCTGGTCCTGCGCGGGCTGCGCCGCCGTCCGTGGACGGCCGCGGGCTTGGCCGTACTGCTGCTCCTGGCGCTGCTGCGACCGCCGCCCGTCGTCCGGTACATGACCGGCTGGCCGCCGCCCGGCTGGTCCTACGCGATGTGTGACGTGGGGCAGGGAGACGCGACGGTACTGGCGGCTGGTCCGGGGAGCGCCATCGTGATCGATGCCGGGCCGGACCCCGTCCCGGTGGACCGATGCCTGCGGGAACTCGGGGTGGCACGCGTTCCGCTGCTCGTGCTCACGCATTTCCACGCGGACCATGTCACGGGGCTGCCGGGGGTGTTGCGCGGCCGCTCGGTCGGTGCGATCGAGACGACGACCTTCGCGGAGCCGGCCGGTGAAGCGGCATTCGTCCGGCGCACGGCCGCCGCGGCCGGAGTGCCGGTGGTACCCGTCGTGCCGGGGGAGCGGCGTTCGGTCGGCCCGTTGACCTGGCGAGTGCTCTGGCCACGGGCCGGGCCGGGCCCGGTGACGGGCGAGCCCAACGACTCCAGCGTCACGATGCTCGTGACAGTCGGTCACGGTCCGACGCTGCTGCTGCCGGGCGATCTGGAGCCGGAGGCGCAGCGCGCACTGCTGCGGGACGGGGGTCTGCTGCCACAGGTCGACATCCTCAAGGTCGCCCACCACGGCTCCGCTTACCAGGATCCGGCCCTGCTGCGGGACCTGCGGCCGCGCCTCGCACTGATCTCGTGCGGGGCAGGCAATCCCTACGGGCACCCCTCGCCCCGCACGGTGGGGGCTTTGCAGGCGCAAGGGGCGGTGGTGTTGCGTACGGACACGGACGGCGAAATCGCCATCACGGGAAGGGGGCGGGCACTACGCGCGGTGTCCCGTGTGGCGGACCGGTCGTCGCGGTGA
- a CDS encoding YceI family protein, translating to MISLFGRRKAASQKNNPLSGLSVPPGAGLLTCRVLDPVSEPVGNAEFTVSDSQGRKVLSGETDPFGGVAAMVPVGEYRVAVSADSFSPYRASATVAEGGALASLGDITLQAAASLPLPSPGEWEIEPAHSRIGFVARHIGLARVYGRFDNFAGAIRIGDAIEDSAMHVVIDAASIDTNVQMRDNHLRSGDFLDVENYPTMEFYSDRFQHRGGNTWLITGALTLHGVTRTVAMEATYGGVRVGMENETRAAVRATAELHREDYTINWQTMLARGIAVVGSSIKIELEIQIVPKGTELQFK from the coding sequence ATGATCAGCTTGTTCGGTCGGCGGAAGGCCGCGAGCCAGAAGAACAACCCGCTTTCCGGACTTTCCGTGCCCCCTGGCGCGGGACTGCTGACGTGCCGTGTGCTCGACCCCGTGAGCGAGCCCGTCGGCAACGCGGAGTTCACGGTCAGCGACTCTCAGGGCCGCAAGGTCCTCAGCGGTGAGACCGACCCCTTCGGCGGCGTGGCGGCGATGGTGCCCGTCGGCGAGTACCGGGTAGCGGTGTCCGCCGACAGCTTCAGCCCGTACAGAGCCAGTGCGACGGTCGCGGAAGGCGGCGCGCTGGCCTCCCTCGGCGACATCACGCTCCAGGCCGCGGCATCCTTGCCGCTGCCGTCGCCCGGCGAGTGGGAGATCGAACCCGCCCACTCCCGCATCGGGTTCGTCGCCCGTCACATCGGACTCGCCCGCGTCTACGGCCGGTTCGACAACTTCGCCGGCGCGATACGCATCGGTGACGCCATCGAGGACTCGGCGATGCACGTCGTCATCGACGCCGCGTCGATCGACACCAACGTGCAGATGCGCGACAACCACCTGCGCTCGGGCGACTTCCTCGACGTCGAGAACTACCCGACGATGGAGTTCTACAGCGACCGCTTCCAGCACCGTGGCGGCAACACCTGGCTGATCACCGGTGCCCTGACCCTGCACGGCGTCACCCGCACGGTCGCCATGGAGGCGACCTACGGCGGTGTGCGCGTCGGCATGGAGAACGAGACGCGGGCCGCCGTACGGGCCACCGCCGAACTCCACCGCGAGGACTACACGATCAACTGGCAGACGATGCTGGCACGCGGCATCGCGGTCGTCGGCTCCAGCATCAAGATCGAACTGGAGATCCAGATCGTGCCCAAGGGCACGGAACTCCAGTTCAAGTAG